CAGCCGCGCAGCGCAGCCAGCAGCTCGTCCATCGTGGCGACCGGCCGGTCGCACACGTAACCACGGCAGACGTAGGCCGCGGCCGAACCGTCCAGCGCACCCCGGCCGGCCAGCAACGGGACCTCCGCGCTCTCCGGCTCACCCGCCACGGCGACCGCGCCGCCCGGGGCGTGGCGCCGGGCCGTTCCGATCAGCTCCGCCCGGCCGTTGTCGTCCGGACCGGCCACGGCGATCTGCAGCGGCCCGTGCCGCCTCGCCTCGGCGGCGGACAACCAGTGCCCCGCGAACCTGGGTGCGCGCCGGGCGAGCAGTCCCGCGCGGTTCAGGGCCTGTTCGGCGGCCTCCCGGTAGCGCCCGGAACGCTCCGAGCCCGCCAGCGCCCCGGCCGTCACCAGCGCCGAGGTGAGCGAGGAGGCACCGCAGGGACTCGCGTTGTCCGTGGGATCCGAGGGGCGGTTGACCAAGGACTCGGCGTCGGAGGCGGTGTCGTGGAACGCCCCCGGGTTCTCGGCGTCGGCGAACAGTTCCAGCGCGGTGTCCAGCAGCTCGCACGCCGTGTCCAGCCACTCGGCGGCCCCGGTGGCCTGGTGCAGGCTCAGCAGTCCTTCGGCTAGGCAGCCGTAGTCCTCCAGCACCCCCGCTGCCGTGCCCGGGACCCCGGCTCGGGAGGTGCGCAGCAGCCTGCCGCCCCGCAGCTGGGTGTCCAGCAGCAGCCGCGCGGCCGTCTCCGCCGCCCGCAGCCAGTCGGGACGGTCCAGCGCGGTGGCTGCCTCGGTCAGCGCGGTGATCGCGAGTCCGTTCCAGGCGGTGACGACCTTGTCGTCCCGGGCCGGTTGCGGACGTTCCGCCCGGGCGCGCAGCAGCCGCTCCCGCACGTCCCGCCACCGCTCGGGCTCGTCGGGATCGTGCGGCAGGCGCAGCGTGGAGGTGCCGTGCTCGAACGTGCCCTCCGGGGTCACGCCGAACACCCCGGCCGCCCACGCGCCGTCGTCCGCACCGAGCACCTCGCGCAGCTGCTCCGGGCTCCACACGTAGGTGATCCCCTCACCCTGCTCGGTGTCGGCGTCCAGCGAGGCCGCGAAACCGCCCTCCGGGGTGCCGAGGTCACGCACCACGAACTCCGCGGTCTCCCCCGCCACCCGGCGCAGCAGCTCGGGGTCGGTGCCGGGCACCCCGGCGGCGTGACGTCGCGCCAGGTGGGTGTAGGCCCGCAGCAGCAGCGCGTTGTCGTAGAGCATCTTCTCGAAGTGCGGCACGATCCAGGACGCGTCCACACTGTAGCGGGCGAAGCCGCCCGCCAGCTGGTCGTTGATACCGCCGCGCGCCATGGCCACGGCCACGCTCTCGGCGAGCCGCCAGGCCTCGTGCCCCGTTCCGCTCTCACCCCGGCGTTCGTGGTGGCGCAGCAGGAACTCCAGCACCATCGACGGCGGGAACTTGGGGGCGCTGCCGAATCCGCCGTTGTCCGCGTCGAACTCCTCGGCCAGCCCGGTCACGGCGGCTTCCAGCGCCTCGTCGTCCACGGCCGACTCCGGCAGCGCCGCGCGCTGGCTCGCCAGCTGCTCGACGATCTTGCTCGCGCTCTGCCGTACCTCCTGGGTGCGTTCCTGCCAGGCGCTGATCACCGCGTCGAGCAGCTGCCGGAAGGACGGCATGCCGTGCATCGGCGCGGCCGGGTAGTAGGTTCCGCAGTGGAACGGCTCGCCGTCCGGGGTCAAAAAGCAGGTCAGCGGCCAGCCCGCCTGGCCGGTCATCGCCTGGGTGGCCTGAATGTAGACGGCGTCGATGTCCGGGCGCTCCTCCCGGTCCACCTTGATGTTGACGAAGTTCTCGTTCATGACCCCGGCCGTTTCGGGGTCCTCGAACGACTCGTGCGCCATCACGTGGCACCAGTGGCAGGCGGCGTAGCCGATCGAGAGCAGCACCGGCACGTCGCGCCGCCGCGCCTCCTCGAACGCCTCGGCGCACCAGGGCCACCAGTCCACCGGGTTGTCGGCGTGCTGGAGCAGATACGGACTCGTCGCCTGGGCTAGCCGCTGTGCCATACCCGCAGCGTCCCACGCCGACGGTCCCGGCACCGAGAAGCCCCGCCGCCAGTAGGACTTCGTCGAGTCGGTTTCCGTTGTTCTCGGGTGGCGGGCCTTCTCGTCGCGGCCTTCGGCGGGCCACCTGCCCGCTGGGGCACGACGACCGGTTCGCACCGGAAATCGGCTGCGTGCGGCACGCGCCGCGAGGCATGCTGGTGCCCGTGTTGTTGACGTTGAGCACCACCATGGGGGAGCGACCGGCGAGCGATCTGGGGTTCTTGCTGCACAAGCACCCGGACCGGGTGCAGTCGTTCGGCGTGACCGCCGGTGAGGCGCACGTGTTCTACCCGCGCGCCGACGAGCACGAGTGCACCGTGGCGCTGCTGCTGGAGACCGACCCGATCGAGCTGGCGCGGCAGGCCCGCCGGAGCGGTTCGTGGGCGCTGGGCCCCTACGTCAACGACCGCCCCTACGTGGCCTCCTCGCTGCTGGCGGTGGCGCTGGGCAAGGTGTTCCGGACCGCGCTGGCCGCGCGCTGCGAGGCTCGCCCCGACCTGGTCACCCGAGCGGTGCCGCTGCGGATCGAGCTGCCCGCCGTGCCGCACGGCGGTGACCCGGAACTGCCGCGCCGCCTGTTCGAGCCGCTGGGCTGGGAGGTCGAGCACGAGGTGCTGCGCGATCCCGACTGGAGCGGGACCCGCCACGGGCGGCTGCTCCTGCGCGGCGAGCACACCGTCTCCGAGGCGCTGAATCAGCTCTACGTGCTGCTTCCCGTGCTCGACGACGCCAAGCACTACTGGGTCGGCCAGGAAGAGATCGACAAGCTGCTGCGGGCGGGCGGCGCCTGGCTGGCCGGTCACCCCGAGCGGGAGCTGATCAGCGGGCGCTACCTGGTGCACGCGCGTCCGCTGGTGGACGAGGCACTGCGACGACTGACCGGTGACGAGGCCGCCCCCGAGGAGCACACCGGCGGCACGCGGCCGTTGGCGGCGCAGCGCCGGGCCACCGTGCTGGAAGTGCTGCGCTCCAGGGGAGTTCGGACGGTGGCCGATCTGGGCTGCGGCGACGGCAGACTGCTGCGGGACCTGCTGGACGACGCGGAGTTCACCGACGTGCTGGGGGTCGACGTCTCCAGCCGGGCGCTGCGCGCGGCCGAACGCACCCTGGGACTGGAGCGGCGTTCGGAGCGGGAGCGGCAGCGGATCCGGTTGCGACAGTCCGCGCTGACCTACACCGACTCCGGCCTGATCGGATACGAGGCGGTCGTGCTCATGGAGGTGGTCGAGCACGTCGACCGGGAGCGGCTTCCCGCGCTGGAACACGCGGTGTTCGGGCACGCACGCCCCGCCCGGGTCGTGCTCACCACACCGAACTCGGAGTACAACGAGCGGTACCCGGACCTCGCGGGGGCGGTGCGCCATCCCGATCACCGGTTCGAGTTCGACCGCGCCGGGTTCGAGGAATGGATCCGCCGGGTCGCGGAGGACCACGGCTACACCGTGACGTCGAGCGGTATCGGCGAGCACGACCGGCGCCTCGGCCAGCCCACCCAGCTGGCGGTGTTCACCCGATCCGACGACCCGAACCCCACCGGGGAGTCCTGAAACCGCCGAGCG
The nucleotide sequence above comes from Actinopolyspora erythraea. Encoded proteins:
- a CDS encoding thioredoxin domain-containing protein; translation: MAQRLAQATSPYLLQHADNPVDWWPWCAEAFEEARRRDVPVLLSIGYAACHWCHVMAHESFEDPETAGVMNENFVNIKVDREERPDIDAVYIQATQAMTGQAGWPLTCFLTPDGEPFHCGTYYPAAPMHGMPSFRQLLDAVISAWQERTQEVRQSASKIVEQLASQRAALPESAVDDEALEAAVTGLAEEFDADNGGFGSAPKFPPSMVLEFLLRHHERRGESGTGHEAWRLAESVAVAMARGGINDQLAGGFARYSVDASWIVPHFEKMLYDNALLLRAYTHLARRHAAGVPGTDPELLRRVAGETAEFVVRDLGTPEGGFAASLDADTEQGEGITYVWSPEQLREVLGADDGAWAAGVFGVTPEGTFEHGTSTLRLPHDPDEPERWRDVRERLLRARAERPQPARDDKVVTAWNGLAITALTEAATALDRPDWLRAAETAARLLLDTQLRGGRLLRTSRAGVPGTAAGVLEDYGCLAEGLLSLHQATGAAEWLDTACELLDTALELFADAENPGAFHDTASDAESLVNRPSDPTDNASPCGASSLTSALVTAGALAGSERSGRYREAAEQALNRAGLLARRAPRFAGHWLSAAEARRHGPLQIAVAGPDDNGRAELIGTARRHAPGGAVAVAGEPESAEVPLLAGRGALDGSAAAYVCRGYVCDRPVATMDELLAALRG
- a CDS encoding 3' terminal RNA ribose 2'-O-methyltransferase Hen1, whose protein sequence is MLLTLSTTMGERPASDLGFLLHKHPDRVQSFGVTAGEAHVFYPRADEHECTVALLLETDPIELARQARRSGSWALGPYVNDRPYVASSLLAVALGKVFRTALAARCEARPDLVTRAVPLRIELPAVPHGGDPELPRRLFEPLGWEVEHEVLRDPDWSGTRHGRLLLRGEHTVSEALNQLYVLLPVLDDAKHYWVGQEEIDKLLRAGGAWLAGHPERELISGRYLVHARPLVDEALRRLTGDEAAPEEHTGGTRPLAAQRRATVLEVLRSRGVRTVADLGCGDGRLLRDLLDDAEFTDVLGVDVSSRALRAAERTLGLERRSERERQRIRLRQSALTYTDSGLIGYEAVVLMEVVEHVDRERLPALEHAVFGHARPARVVLTTPNSEYNERYPDLAGAVRHPDHRFEFDRAGFEEWIRRVAEDHGYTVTSSGIGEHDRRLGQPTQLAVFTRSDDPNPTGES